The nucleotide window CCAGGATTGATTGGTAGTCGCTGCACTACGTTCCGCGCCGACCCATGAATCCTAGGGAGTTCCAGCGGACCTGGAGGGGGTGGAGTTGGGGGCACAAATTCGCAGGGGACGCGAGTTGAGGCTGGCGCTGCGGTGCGGCGGTCGGCTACGCGGCTGCACGAAGGCACTTCGGAGCCCGGCGTTCCGCACCCACCGCAGGCCTGCCTCGGCCAGGATGGTCCGAACCGGGGCGGGCTGCAACCGCTTCAAGGAGGTCCCCGATGGCTTATCGAGGCCGCGAAATCCGCCGGATGGCGGGACTATTGCAGGCTCGGCTGCCGGAGCTTGAGCTTGAAACGCTTGAAGACCCCCGCAATGCGCGGGGCAAACGTTGGAAACTCTCGACGCTCTTGCGTACCGCGCTCGTGGGCATGATGGCCGGCTGTACGAGCCTGAGCCAGGTCGAGATGCTCACCCAGCAGATGAGCCGCTCGATGCGTCGTCGCTTGGGTATCGCGGGCCGTGTGGCCGATACCACGCTGCGCGACCTACTGTGTCGCCTGCAGGTATATCCAGCCCGCTGCGGGCGAAAACCTTGTGCGTTCGGTTGAGCGGCAGCCAGTCCACGTCCCTATTGATGTGGGCTGTGACGGGGCAGTGCTGGGAACAGCTGCATATAGTCCCCCAATTCGGATGCTATGATGCCTGTATGTCGAGCTGCTATCTGTGCGGTGGGTTTGACGGGAGTCGGGTTGAGACCCACACCGGCGCCGAGGGGGCGCTGGTCGAGTGTCCGCGCTGCGGTCGGTACGACGTCGACGAGCGTGTGTTGAAAAAGATTCGGCGAGGCGAGCATCTCGCTGAACACGAAGGCCTTCGCCTCTCGGCCCTCGCGCGACGCAAGTCTGACTCGGCCGAGGGATTTGAAGGAAGACTACGAATACGGGAGGGCGAGCGGGCCGTCCAAGAATTGCTCAAGGCGGCGCCGCGGCTCCCAGCGATGCGTGCTACTCATTTTGACATCGTACTGCTCGGCTTGGCTGACCTGGCGAAGCATGTTGGTGACGTTTCCGTCTTCAAGACCGAATCGCTGGCGGCCCGGGCAATGCTTCCCAAGTCTGCTCTGAACGCGGTGCTGCGAGAGCTCCATCCAGTATTGATTGAGCTCGGTCAAGAAAAGGCACGCTTGACGCACGATGGGTGGCGCCGCGTGGATGAGCTCGGCGGCCGCGCGACGGGTGACAAAGCGTTCGTCGCAATGTCCTTCAATGAGGGCGATCCGAGGCTGTGGGGGGCGTACGAAGCTGGTATTCGGCCCGCACTCACGGAATGCGGTTTCAGGCCGCCGTTTCGAGTGGATGACGCGGAGCATCATGAGCCATCAGACGGCGAACGCTTCAGGGAGCGGATCGACGACAGGTTTCTGGCAATGATTCGTGCGTCGCGTGTGGTGATCGTCGACGCTACCGACTTCCGGCTCAACGTGGCGTACGAAGCCGGTTTTGCGGAAGGACTAGGTATCGAAAGAGTCTGGACCTGTCACGCCGCCGACGTATCAGGGCTGCCCTTCGATACACGGCAGATCGAGCAAATCGTATGGGAGGAGCCGGAGGAACTTCGGGAGAGGCTGGTTGCGCGGATCAAGCGACGAGGGCTGTCCCGGGTACTTTGACCGATTCGCACGCGACGGATCGGCAGCTATACGCCCCTCTGTGAGTCTACTTCAGCACATCGACGCCTTTCGTCAACACGGTCACCGGCCTAGCCATGCCGCCAGGGACAAGGCCGCCAACGCCCGCTTCGAAGTTCGCAGAGGGCGGCATCACGGCTACGTCGAGCGCCTCTACGATCAAGTGGAGCTCGCCACCGGTCGTAGATACGCGGACTGTGCGCCACGTGCATCCGGAACAAGGCGTGCAGTGTCGGTGGTTGGGATCTGGAGTGAGGTTCCGCTCTCATGCTCGGTGGTGACAAGCGGCCAGAAGCGCGGCAGCGTCCGCTCCCTGGTTCGATTTGAGCGTCGGCAGGTCGTGGGGCTCGGCACCTGGGCCGTTTCGTGTGACATGTCGCAGCAAGTGGCCCAGCCTAGCACCCGAAAAAGAGCTCGGGGTGTACCGCATTGGTTCGGGCGCTGTTATCCTCGTCATTCTGTGGTCCCGGACCAGTGACCGCTGCCTCGCCCGGGGGCTGCAGGCGCGCAGCGCCAATGAAGCTCGAAGATCTCAGGCCGGAGATGCGGGTGCGCGGGGTGGAGCCCAGCGCGGAGGTCAAGCTGCTGCATGTCGAGGTCCTGGGTTCCGATGCGGTCAACGTGACCTACAAGCAGCGGAGCGGGGGGGTAGGCCAACAGACCCTCTTCCGGCACCACGAGGCGGTCCTCCGGGAGGTGACGGCTTCCCTGGAGTTCGCATTCAGCGCCGATGCCCATGACTTCAAGCTCGCCGTCGAAGCCCTGCGCATCGACCTGGCGCATCTCTTCGACCCGATGATGGCGGTCCACACCGCCGACGTGGAACCTCTGCCGCATCAGATCGCCGCGGTCTACGAGGAGATGCTTCCGCGGCAGCCGCTCCGGTTTCTCCTGGCCGATGACCCGGGCGCAGGCAAGACGATCATGGCGGGCCTGTTCATACGCGAGCTCATGCTTCGGGGCGACCTGCACCGCTGTCTCGTGGTATCCCCGGGCGGCCTGGTCGAGCAGTGGCAGACCGAGATGAACGAGAAGTTCGGGCTGTCCTTCTCGATCTTGTCTCACCAGCTCGTGGACGAGACTCAGACGGGCAATGCCTTCCTCGAGAAGGACCTCCTCATTGCCCGGCTCGATCAGCTCGCGCGCAACGAAACCTGGCTCGACCGGCTCGAAGCCGAAGGCGCGGGCTGGGATCTCATCGTCGTGGACGAGGCGCACAAAATGAGCGCGAGCTTCTTCGGCCGCGAGCTCAAGACCACGAAGCGCTATCAACTTGGCGAGATCCTAGGGCGTGTGACTCGGCACATGCTGCTGATGACCGCGACGCCTCACAACGGCAAGGAAGAGGACTTCCGGCTGTTCATGTCGCTGCTCGACTCCGAGCGTTTCCTCGGGCGCGTCAAGAACACGGACGAGAAGGTCGACGCCACGGATCTGATGCGGCGCATGATCAAGGAGGATCTCCTCAAGTTCGACGGGAAGAAGCTGTTCCCGGAACGCCGGGCCGAGACCATCCCCTACGAGCTTTCAACCCAGGAGCAGGCGCTCTACGACGAGGTGACGGCCTACGTGCGCACCGAGATGGGTCGGGCGGACGCGCTCGACAACAGGCGGCGCGGGACTGTTGGGTTTGCGCTCACTATCCTCCAACGCCGTCTCGCGTCTTCGCCGCTCGCCATCTACAAGTCGCTCCAACGTCGGCGGACCAGGCTTGAAG belongs to Pseudomonadota bacterium and includes:
- a CDS encoding transposase family protein translates to MAYRGREIRRMAGLLQARLPELELETLEDPRNARGKRWKLSTLLRTALVGMMAGCTSLSQVEMLTQQMSRSMRRRLGIAGRVADTTLRDLLCRLQVYPARCGRKPCAFG
- a CDS encoding nucleoside 2-deoxyribosyltransferase — encoded protein: MSSCYLCGGFDGSRVETHTGAEGALVECPRCGRYDVDERVLKKIRRGEHLAEHEGLRLSALARRKSDSAEGFEGRLRIREGERAVQELLKAAPRLPAMRATHFDIVLLGLADLAKHVGDVSVFKTESLAARAMLPKSALNAVLRELHPVLIELGQEKARLTHDGWRRVDELGGRATGDKAFVAMSFNEGDPRLWGAYEAGIRPALTECGFRPPFRVDDAEHHEPSDGERFRERIDDRFLAMIRASRVVIVDATDFRLNVAYEAGFAEGLGIERVWTCHAADVSGLPFDTRQIEQIVWEEPEELRERLVARIKRRGLSRVL